A single region of the Vicia villosa cultivar HV-30 ecotype Madison, WI linkage group LG4, Vvil1.0, whole genome shotgun sequence genome encodes:
- the LOC131600087 gene encoding deSI-like protein At4g17486, protein MKSGFKNGWPSIVRFRLKHKSVTPFCIFSKLKSDGNKPGNTPVYLNVYDLTTVNGYMYWAGVGIFHTGLEVYGVEYAFGAHDYPTSGVFEVEPRQCPGFKFRKSIFVGTTSLDPFQIREFMENMSAKYNGDSYHLIVKNCNHFCEDISYKLTGNSIPKWVNRLARIGSLCNCILPEALKTSTVQHDSNFQESESEKKRLRTAFSCLSSISMPQMEVPMCSLFLHSHYKGCLPPWQLKKSKKDSLKQK, encoded by the exons ATGAAATCTGGATTTAAAAATGGATGGCCTTCGATCGTTCGGTTTCGACTCAAACACAAATCAGTTACACCCTTTTGCATATTCTCTAAATTGAAGTCAGATGGGAACAAACCTGGGAACACTCCTGTTTATCTTAATGTGTATGATTTGACCACTGTTAATGGCTATATGTATTGGGCTGGAGTTGGTATTTTCCACACTGGACTTGAAG TTTATGGAGTGGAATATGCGTTTGGAGCTCATGACTATCCAACAAGTGGTGTGTTTGAGGTTGAACCTAGGCAGTGTCCTGGATTTAAGTTTAGGAAGTCGATTTTCGTGGGGACTACTAGCTTAGATCCGTTCCAGATTCGAGAGTTCATGGagaacatgtctgcaaaatacaATGGTGATAGTTATCACTTGATTGTCAAGAACTGTAATCATTTCTGTGAAGATATTAGTTACAAGCTAACCGGGAATTCTATACCGAAATGGGTCAATCGTCTTGCAAGAATAG GTTCCCTTTGCAATTGCATACTTCCTGAAGCACTTAAAACTTCTACGGTTCAGCATGATTCGAACTTTCAAGAGAGTGAGAGTGAAAAAAAGAGACTACGAACGGCCTTCAGTTGCTTGTCATCGATCTCGATGCCACAAATGGAAGTACCAATGTGTTCGTTGTTTCTGCATTCTCACTATAAAGGTTGCTTACCGCCGTGGCAGTTAAAGAAATCTAAAAAAGACTCACTAAAGCAAAaatga